A DNA window from Streptobacillus canis contains the following coding sequences:
- a CDS encoding M24 family metallopeptidase, translating to MCKLEQIFEKLGVDGLLLTDHYNKRYFTGFTGSTGIALVTKKHKYFISDFRYTEQATKEVGEYGFTFIEDNARNYNKLVELAKEDGVTKLGIDNLALSFAEYESISAAFDFVELVKASSELLMARRIKTPEEIAKIKKAIKISEEALLETLPQIKEGMTEIEVAAILEYNQRKRGASGTSFDTIVASGYRSAMPHGVASEKKIQKEEFITIDYGCYYDGYVSDITRTIYFGENIEPRMLEIYEKVRKSNELGIELIKAGKTGKEIDAAVREFMGEDAKYFGHSLGHSFGLEVHESPMLSMRDETKLEPGMAVTVEPGIYVSGYAGVRIEDDVIVTEDGCEILTTLDKSLMMVYSK from the coding sequence ATGTGTAAATTAGAACAAATTTTTGAAAAATTAGGAGTAGATGGCTTACTTCTTACAGATCACTACAACAAAAGATACTTTACAGGATTTACTGGAAGTACTGGTATTGCTTTAGTAACTAAAAAGCATAAATACTTCATATCAGATTTCAGATATACTGAACAAGCTACAAAAGAAGTTGGAGAATATGGATTTACATTTATAGAAGATAACGCAAGAAATTACAATAAATTAGTTGAACTTGCAAAAGAAGATGGAGTAACTAAACTTGGAATTGATAATTTAGCTCTTTCATTTGCTGAATATGAATCTATTAGTGCTGCATTTGATTTTGTTGAACTAGTTAAAGCTTCAAGTGAGTTATTAATGGCAAGAAGAATTAAAACGCCAGAAGAAATAGCTAAGATAAAAAAAGCAATTAAGATAAGCGAAGAAGCATTACTTGAAACATTACCTCAAATTAAAGAAGGTATGACAGAAATAGAAGTTGCTGCAATCCTAGAATACAATCAAAGAAAAAGAGGCGCTAGTGGTACATCATTTGATACTATAGTAGCAAGTGGATATAGATCAGCTATGCCTCATGGAGTTGCTAGTGAGAAAAAAATCCAAAAAGAAGAATTCATAACTATAGATTATGGATGCTACTATGATGGATATGTAAGTGATATTACAAGAACTATATATTTTGGAGAAAATATAGAGCCTAGAATGCTTGAGATTTATGAAAAAGTAAGAAAATCTAATGAACTTGGAATAGAATTAATTAAAGCTGGTAAAACAGGTAAAGAAATAGATGCAGCAGTTAGAGAATTTATGGGAGAAGATGCTAAATACTTTGGACATTCTTTAGGGCATAGTTTTGGTTTAGAAGTTCATGAAAGTCCTATGCTTTCAATGAGAGATGAAACAAAACTTGAACCAGGAATGGCTGTAACAGTTGAGCCAGGAATATATGTTTCAGGTTATGCTGGAGTAAGAATAGAAGATGATGTAATTGTTACAGAAGATGGTTGTGAAATTTTAACTACTTTAGATAAATCATTAATGATGGTATATAGTAAATAA
- a CDS encoding ABC transporter ATP-binding protein: MSRMNAGNNGKKRKPENTKKTLKRLLAFIYKYYKVEMIVVLISIIISSLASISVSLSLRYIVDDYITPLIGSTAPDFMPLYKVISFLGLIFLTGALATLTYTMLMVKVTQRTLKRIRDISFKHMQSLPIKYFDKNNTGSLMSIFTNDTEALRHMINGSLPAIISSTIVIVGSFISMVILAPLLSLLSFAMVGSLIFITKTIGKNTGKYFGMQQKNIADVTGYIEESMSGQKVIKVFNHEKISKEEFDKLNENLYTASSRANIYANLMAPVIGNMGNLQFVLTAILGGLLYVNGIGGLTVGILVSYLQFTKSFTQPFMQMAMQFNSILMALAGAERIFNMLDETPEVDEGKITLVNSCFNERNELQEQVENCRHWAWRDENGNLTELKGEVRFENMTFGYNEDKIILKDLTLYAKPGQKLAFVGATGAGKTTITNLINRFYEIQEGTITYDGINIKDIKKDDLRKSLGIVLQDTKLFTGTIMENIRYGKLDATDEEVYAAAKLAHADSFIHMLPNGYETVLTTNAEELSVGQRQLIAIARAAIADPPVLILDEATSNIDTRTERIVQNGMDNLMKGRTVFVIAHRLSTIRNSDAIIVLENGKIIERGNHHDLIKQHGTYYQLYTGNIELD, translated from the coding sequence ATGAGTAGAATGAACGCTGGAAATAATGGTAAAAAAAGAAAACCAGAAAATACTAAAAAAACACTAAAAAGACTTTTAGCCTTTATATACAAATACTATAAAGTAGAAATGATAGTAGTATTAATTTCTATCATAATTAGCTCACTTGCATCTATTTCCGTATCTTTATCTTTAAGATATATAGTAGATGACTACATAACTCCTTTAATAGGTTCAACTGCACCAGATTTCATGCCTTTATATAAGGTAATAAGTTTTTTAGGACTAATATTCCTTACAGGTGCACTTGCAACACTTACTTATACTATGTTAATGGTAAAAGTAACTCAAAGAACATTAAAAAGAATAAGAGATATATCATTCAAACATATGCAAAGTCTACCTATAAAATATTTTGATAAAAATAATACAGGTAGTTTAATGAGTATATTTACTAATGATACTGAAGCATTAAGACATATGATAAATGGGTCTTTACCTGCTATTATTTCTTCAACTATAGTTATAGTTGGATCTTTTATATCAATGGTAATACTTGCTCCTCTTTTATCTTTATTATCATTTGCTATGGTTGGTAGTTTAATATTTATAACTAAAACTATAGGTAAAAATACTGGTAAATACTTTGGAATGCAGCAAAAAAATATTGCTGATGTAACAGGATATATAGAAGAAAGCATGAGTGGGCAAAAGGTAATAAAAGTATTTAATCATGAAAAAATATCTAAAGAAGAATTTGATAAATTAAATGAAAATCTTTATACAGCTTCATCTCGTGCTAATATATATGCCAACTTAATGGCACCTGTAATAGGTAATATGGGTAACTTACAATTTGTACTTACAGCAATTTTAGGTGGATTACTTTACGTTAATGGTATAGGCGGACTAACTGTAGGTATACTTGTATCATATCTACAATTTACTAAGAGTTTCACTCAACCATTTATGCAAATGGCTATGCAATTTAACTCTATACTTATGGCGCTTGCAGGGGCAGAAAGAATATTTAATATGCTAGATGAAACTCCTGAAGTAGATGAAGGTAAAATCACTTTAGTAAATTCATGTTTTAATGAGAGAAATGAATTACAAGAACAAGTTGAAAATTGTAGACATTGGGCATGGCGTGATGAAAATGGTAATTTAACAGAACTTAAAGGTGAAGTTAGATTTGAAAATATGACTTTTGGATATAACGAAGATAAAATCATATTAAAAGATTTAACTCTTTATGCTAAACCTGGACAAAAACTAGCATTCGTTGGTGCAACAGGTGCAGGTAAAACTACTATAACTAACCTAATTAATAGATTCTATGAAATACAAGAAGGAACTATTACTTATGATGGAATAAATATTAAAGATATCAAAAAAGATGATTTACGTAAATCACTTGGTATAGTATTACAAGATACTAAACTATTTACTGGAACTATCATGGAAAATATTAGATATGGTAAATTAGATGCTACTGATGAAGAAGTATATGCTGCAGCTAAACTTGCTCATGCTGATTCATTCATACATATGTTGCCTAATGGATATGAAACAGTTCTTACTACTAATGCTGAAGAATTATCAGTAGGACAAAGACAATTAATAGCAATTGCAAGAGCTGCTATAGCAGATCCACCAGTACTTATACTTGATGAAGCAACATCTAATATAGATACAAGAACTGAAAGAATAGTTCAAAATGGTATGGATAATTTAATGAAAGGTCGTACTGTATTTGTAATAGCTCATAGATTATCTACAATTAGAAATAGTGATGCAATTATAGTTCTAGAAAATGGTAAGATAATAGAACGTGGAAATCATCATGATTTAATAAAACAACACGGAACATATTATCAGTTATATACTGGAAATATAGAATTAGACTAA